A DNA window from Gasterosteus aculeatus chromosome 16, fGasAcu3.hap1.1, whole genome shotgun sequence contains the following coding sequences:
- the LOC120834313 gene encoding nectin-1 isoform X9, which translates to MKRKMRAARISLCDFSFTVYEVMDDSFFTARLLVWTTFILSTHVEAPQVIGGNVNAEQGGTAILPCKLINAKDSLTQIAWRKEPEEENFILIKPITGMKFVNRVDKRFEFFGDVSDYNGSLRFSNITLRDEGTYTCIFTLFPSGNVQTKILLNVLVPPLTSLEDNRPILGEEEVPLVTCKAAGSKPAAEVRWLKGTLAEKVTETTHVTRHDDGTTTTVSSLSGAPSREIHGHLVECIVTNAALSKEERLPFNIQIYFPPTEVNISMKSEDAFECETEANPHAQFTWSRCNHSGLQSAVRVDGAALRFLSMTSDLNGLYQCEASNPYGKKHSYIYVNVTSEVCRTCWTLFGILIIMILIGVAALCYKMWKFRMYRTVVVHILKLNIPAVWSRNIFCSLYIFFCVFIRDRTREDLRAKATTDQESHPLGAEVEEK; encoded by the exons atgaagaggaagatgcGAGCAGCTCGCATCTCGCTGTGTGACTTTTCGTTCACTGTATATGAAGTAATGGATGACTCGTTTTTTACCGCGAGGCTTTTAGTTTGGACTACTTTCATCCTGAGCACACATGTAGAAG CTCCCCAGGTGATTGGAGGAAACGTGAACGCAGAGCAAGGAGGGACGGCCATCTTGCCGTGCAAACTCATCAACGCTAAGGACTCCCTCACCCAGATCGCATGGAGGAaggagcctgaggaggaaaaTTTCATTTTGATTAAACCCATTACTGGAATGAAATTCGTCAACAGAGTGGATAAACGATTTGAATTTTTTGGGGACGTTAGCGACTACAACGGATCGCTACGGTTTTCCAACATCACTTTGAGAGATGAAGGCACCTACACGTGTATCTTCACTTTGTTCCCCTCTGGAAATGTCCAGACGAAGATACTTCTAAACGTGCTTG TGCCTCCGCTCACAAGCCTTGAGGATAATCGTCCTATTTTgggtgaagaagaagttccCCTCGTTACATGCAAGGCAGCTGGTTCCAAACCTGCTGCAGAGGTGCGTTGGCTCAAAGGTACTTTGGCAGAAAAAGTGACAGAAACAACTCACGTCACCCGTCATGACGACGGTACGACAACCACAGTCAGCTCGCTGTCTGGAGCGCCGAGCAGAGAAATCCACGGTCACTTGGTCGAGTGTATCGTCACTAATGCAGCCCTGTCAAAAGAGGAGAGGCTGCCTTTCAACATACAGATCTACT TCCCACCCACTGAAGTGAACATCAGCATGAAATCGGAGGATGCATTTGAATGTGAGACTGAAGCCAACCCACATGCACAATTTACCTGGAGCAG atGCAACCATTCTGGGCTTCAGTCTGCTGTCAGAGTAGACGGTGCAGCGCTACGGTTTCTgagcatgacctctgacctgaatGGCCTCTACCAGTGTGAAGCATCCAACCCatatggaaaaaaacacagctacATCTATGTGAATGTGACTTCTG AAGTCTGCCGTACCTGTTGGACCTTATTTGGGATTTTGATCATCATGATTCTCATTGGAGTCGCTGCTCTGTGTTACAAGATGTGGAAATTTCGAATGTACAGAACAGTAGTAGTGCACATACTTAAGTTGAATATACCTGCTGTGTGGAGTAgaaatatattttgtagtttgtacatcttcttttgtgtgtttattaggGACAGGACAAGAGAGGACTTGCGTGCAAAGGCGACGACGGACCAAGAATCACATCCACTGGGAGCCGAGGTAgaagaaaaat GA
- the LOC120834313 gene encoding nectin-1 isoform X14, which translates to MKRKMRAARISLCDFSFTVYEVMDDSFFTARLLVWTTFILSTHVEAPQVIGGNVNAEQGGTAILPCKLINAKDSLTQIAWRKEPEEENFILIKPITGMKFVNRVDKRFEFFGDVSDYNGSLRFSNITLRDEGTYTCIFTLFPSGNVQTKILLNVLVPPLTSLEDNRPILGEEEVPLVTCKAAGSKPAAEVRWLKGTLAEKVTETTHVTRHDDGTTTTVSSLSGAPSREIHGHLVECIVTNAALSKEERLPFNIQIYFPPTEVNISMKSEDAFECETEANPHAQFTWSRCNHSGLQSAVRVDGAALRFLSMTSDLNGLYQCEASNPYGKKHSYIYVNVTSEVCRTCWTLFGILIIMILIGVAALCYKMWKFRMDRTREDLRAKATTDQESHPLGAEEHVEATI; encoded by the exons atgaagaggaagatgcGAGCAGCTCGCATCTCGCTGTGTGACTTTTCGTTCACTGTATATGAAGTAATGGATGACTCGTTTTTTACCGCGAGGCTTTTAGTTTGGACTACTTTCATCCTGAGCACACATGTAGAAG CTCCCCAGGTGATTGGAGGAAACGTGAACGCAGAGCAAGGAGGGACGGCCATCTTGCCGTGCAAACTCATCAACGCTAAGGACTCCCTCACCCAGATCGCATGGAGGAaggagcctgaggaggaaaaTTTCATTTTGATTAAACCCATTACTGGAATGAAATTCGTCAACAGAGTGGATAAACGATTTGAATTTTTTGGGGACGTTAGCGACTACAACGGATCGCTACGGTTTTCCAACATCACTTTGAGAGATGAAGGCACCTACACGTGTATCTTCACTTTGTTCCCCTCTGGAAATGTCCAGACGAAGATACTTCTAAACGTGCTTG TGCCTCCGCTCACAAGCCTTGAGGATAATCGTCCTATTTTgggtgaagaagaagttccCCTCGTTACATGCAAGGCAGCTGGTTCCAAACCTGCTGCAGAGGTGCGTTGGCTCAAAGGTACTTTGGCAGAAAAAGTGACAGAAACAACTCACGTCACCCGTCATGACGACGGTACGACAACCACAGTCAGCTCGCTGTCTGGAGCGCCGAGCAGAGAAATCCACGGTCACTTGGTCGAGTGTATCGTCACTAATGCAGCCCTGTCAAAAGAGGAGAGGCTGCCTTTCAACATACAGATCTACT TCCCACCCACTGAAGTGAACATCAGCATGAAATCGGAGGATGCATTTGAATGTGAGACTGAAGCCAACCCACATGCACAATTTACCTGGAGCAG atGCAACCATTCTGGGCTTCAGTCTGCTGTCAGAGTAGACGGTGCAGCGCTACGGTTTCTgagcatgacctctgacctgaatGGCCTCTACCAGTGTGAAGCATCCAACCCatatggaaaaaaacacagctacATCTATGTGAATGTGACTTCTG AAGTCTGCCGTACCTGTTGGACCTTATTTGGGATTTTGATCATCATGATTCTCATTGGAGTCGCTGCTCTGTGTTACAAGATGTGGAAATTTCGAAT gGACAGGACAAGAGAGGACTTGCGTGCAAAGGCGACGACGGACCAAGAATCACATCCACTGGGAGCCGAG GAACACGTGGAAGCAACAATCTAG
- the LOC120834313 gene encoding nectin-1 isoform X23 → MKRKMRAARISLCDFSFTVYEVMDDSFFTARLLVWTTFILSTHVEAPQVIGGNVNAEQGGTAILPCKLINAKDSLTQIAWRKEPEEENFILIKPITGMKFVNRVDKRFEFFGDVSDYNGSLRFSNITLRDEGTYTCIFTLFPSGNVQTKILLNVLVPPLTSLEDNRPILGEEEVPLVTCKAAGSKPAAEVRWLKGTLAEKVTETTHVTRHDDGTTTTVSSLSGAPSREIHGHLVECIVTNAALSKEERLPFNIQIYFPPTEVNISMKSEDAFECETEANPHAQFTWSRCNHSGLQSAVRVDGAALRFLSMTSDLNGLYQCEASNPYGKKHSYIYVNVTSGTGQERTCVQRRRRTKNHIHWEPR, encoded by the exons atgaagaggaagatgcGAGCAGCTCGCATCTCGCTGTGTGACTTTTCGTTCACTGTATATGAAGTAATGGATGACTCGTTTTTTACCGCGAGGCTTTTAGTTTGGACTACTTTCATCCTGAGCACACATGTAGAAG CTCCCCAGGTGATTGGAGGAAACGTGAACGCAGAGCAAGGAGGGACGGCCATCTTGCCGTGCAAACTCATCAACGCTAAGGACTCCCTCACCCAGATCGCATGGAGGAaggagcctgaggaggaaaaTTTCATTTTGATTAAACCCATTACTGGAATGAAATTCGTCAACAGAGTGGATAAACGATTTGAATTTTTTGGGGACGTTAGCGACTACAACGGATCGCTACGGTTTTCCAACATCACTTTGAGAGATGAAGGCACCTACACGTGTATCTTCACTTTGTTCCCCTCTGGAAATGTCCAGACGAAGATACTTCTAAACGTGCTTG TGCCTCCGCTCACAAGCCTTGAGGATAATCGTCCTATTTTgggtgaagaagaagttccCCTCGTTACATGCAAGGCAGCTGGTTCCAAACCTGCTGCAGAGGTGCGTTGGCTCAAAGGTACTTTGGCAGAAAAAGTGACAGAAACAACTCACGTCACCCGTCATGACGACGGTACGACAACCACAGTCAGCTCGCTGTCTGGAGCGCCGAGCAGAGAAATCCACGGTCACTTGGTCGAGTGTATCGTCACTAATGCAGCCCTGTCAAAAGAGGAGAGGCTGCCTTTCAACATACAGATCTACT TCCCACCCACTGAAGTGAACATCAGCATGAAATCGGAGGATGCATTTGAATGTGAGACTGAAGCCAACCCACATGCACAATTTACCTGGAGCAG atGCAACCATTCTGGGCTTCAGTCTGCTGTCAGAGTAGACGGTGCAGCGCTACGGTTTCTgagcatgacctctgacctgaatGGCCTCTACCAGTGTGAAGCATCCAACCCatatggaaaaaaacacagctacATCTATGTGAATGTGACTTCTG gGACAGGACAAGAGAGGACTTGCGTGCAAAGGCGACGACGGACCAAGAATCACATCCACTGGGAGCCGAGGTAg
- the LOC120834313 gene encoding nectin-1 isoform X20, whose protein sequence is MKRKMRAARISLCDFSFTVYEVMDDSFFTARLLVWTTFILSTHVEAPQVIGGNVNAEQGGTAILPCKLINAKDSLTQIAWRKEPEEENFILIKPITGMKFVNRVDKRFEFFGDVSDYNGSLRFSNITLRDEGTYTCIFTLFPSGNVQTKILLNVLVPPLTSLEDNRPILGEEEVPLVTCKAAGSKPAAEVRWLKGTLAEKVTETTHVTRHDDGTTTTVSSLSGAPSREIHGHLVECIVTNAALSKEERLPFNIQIYFPPTEVNISMKSEDAFECETEANPHAQFTWSRCNHSGLQSAVRVDGAALRFLSMTSDLNGLYQCEASNPYGKKHSYIYVNVTSGTGQERTCVQRRRRTKNHIHWEPSRGLQRFSGPGPPN, encoded by the exons atgaagaggaagatgcGAGCAGCTCGCATCTCGCTGTGTGACTTTTCGTTCACTGTATATGAAGTAATGGATGACTCGTTTTTTACCGCGAGGCTTTTAGTTTGGACTACTTTCATCCTGAGCACACATGTAGAAG CTCCCCAGGTGATTGGAGGAAACGTGAACGCAGAGCAAGGAGGGACGGCCATCTTGCCGTGCAAACTCATCAACGCTAAGGACTCCCTCACCCAGATCGCATGGAGGAaggagcctgaggaggaaaaTTTCATTTTGATTAAACCCATTACTGGAATGAAATTCGTCAACAGAGTGGATAAACGATTTGAATTTTTTGGGGACGTTAGCGACTACAACGGATCGCTACGGTTTTCCAACATCACTTTGAGAGATGAAGGCACCTACACGTGTATCTTCACTTTGTTCCCCTCTGGAAATGTCCAGACGAAGATACTTCTAAACGTGCTTG TGCCTCCGCTCACAAGCCTTGAGGATAATCGTCCTATTTTgggtgaagaagaagttccCCTCGTTACATGCAAGGCAGCTGGTTCCAAACCTGCTGCAGAGGTGCGTTGGCTCAAAGGTACTTTGGCAGAAAAAGTGACAGAAACAACTCACGTCACCCGTCATGACGACGGTACGACAACCACAGTCAGCTCGCTGTCTGGAGCGCCGAGCAGAGAAATCCACGGTCACTTGGTCGAGTGTATCGTCACTAATGCAGCCCTGTCAAAAGAGGAGAGGCTGCCTTTCAACATACAGATCTACT TCCCACCCACTGAAGTGAACATCAGCATGAAATCGGAGGATGCATTTGAATGTGAGACTGAAGCCAACCCACATGCACAATTTACCTGGAGCAG atGCAACCATTCTGGGCTTCAGTCTGCTGTCAGAGTAGACGGTGCAGCGCTACGGTTTCTgagcatgacctctgacctgaatGGCCTCTACCAGTGTGAAGCATCCAACCCatatggaaaaaaacacagctacATCTATGTGAATGTGACTTCTG gGACAGGACAAGAGAGGACTTGCGTGCAAAGGCGACGACGGACCAAGAATCACATCCACTGGGAGCCGAG caggggtcttcaacgtttttcaggcccaggtcccccaaactga
- the LOC120834313 gene encoding poliovirus receptor isoform X2, with protein sequence MKRKMRAARISLCDFSFTVYEVMDDSFFTARLLVWTTFILSTHVEAPQVIGGNVNAEQGGTAILPCKLINAKDSLTQIAWRKEPEEENFILIKPITGMKFVNRVDKRFEFFGDVSDYNGSLRFSNITLRDEGTYTCIFTLFPSGNVQTKILLNVLVPPLTSLEDNRPILGEEEVPLVTCKAAGSKPAAEVRWLKGTLAEKVTETTHVTRHDDGTTTTVSSLSGAPSREIHGHLVECIVTNAALSKEERLPFNIQIYFPPTEVNISMKSEDAFECETEANPHAQFTWSRCNHSGLQSAVRVDGAALRFLSMTSDLNGLYQCEASNPYGKKHSYIYVNVTSEVCRTCWTLFGILIIMILIGVAALCYKMWKFRMDRTREDLRAKATTDQESHPLGAEAQVPQTDGEMYARCRDPYINCMKLCLYYTGPSAMYKHSYHVIVRSILSYSNDTQVHIFINIFIFNMCKVQGGQATSVYFSVFKKKSNPKEVQQTTFRYGVWSAIFDF encoded by the exons atgaagaggaagatgcGAGCAGCTCGCATCTCGCTGTGTGACTTTTCGTTCACTGTATATGAAGTAATGGATGACTCGTTTTTTACCGCGAGGCTTTTAGTTTGGACTACTTTCATCCTGAGCACACATGTAGAAG CTCCCCAGGTGATTGGAGGAAACGTGAACGCAGAGCAAGGAGGGACGGCCATCTTGCCGTGCAAACTCATCAACGCTAAGGACTCCCTCACCCAGATCGCATGGAGGAaggagcctgaggaggaaaaTTTCATTTTGATTAAACCCATTACTGGAATGAAATTCGTCAACAGAGTGGATAAACGATTTGAATTTTTTGGGGACGTTAGCGACTACAACGGATCGCTACGGTTTTCCAACATCACTTTGAGAGATGAAGGCACCTACACGTGTATCTTCACTTTGTTCCCCTCTGGAAATGTCCAGACGAAGATACTTCTAAACGTGCTTG TGCCTCCGCTCACAAGCCTTGAGGATAATCGTCCTATTTTgggtgaagaagaagttccCCTCGTTACATGCAAGGCAGCTGGTTCCAAACCTGCTGCAGAGGTGCGTTGGCTCAAAGGTACTTTGGCAGAAAAAGTGACAGAAACAACTCACGTCACCCGTCATGACGACGGTACGACAACCACAGTCAGCTCGCTGTCTGGAGCGCCGAGCAGAGAAATCCACGGTCACTTGGTCGAGTGTATCGTCACTAATGCAGCCCTGTCAAAAGAGGAGAGGCTGCCTTTCAACATACAGATCTACT TCCCACCCACTGAAGTGAACATCAGCATGAAATCGGAGGATGCATTTGAATGTGAGACTGAAGCCAACCCACATGCACAATTTACCTGGAGCAG atGCAACCATTCTGGGCTTCAGTCTGCTGTCAGAGTAGACGGTGCAGCGCTACGGTTTCTgagcatgacctctgacctgaatGGCCTCTACCAGTGTGAAGCATCCAACCCatatggaaaaaaacacagctacATCTATGTGAATGTGACTTCTG AAGTCTGCCGTACCTGTTGGACCTTATTTGGGATTTTGATCATCATGATTCTCATTGGAGTCGCTGCTCTGTGTTACAAGATGTGGAAATTTCGAAT gGACAGGACAAGAGAGGACTTGCGTGCAAAGGCGACGACGGACCAAGAATCACATCCACTGGGAGCCGAG gcccaggtcccccaaactgatggcgagatgtaTGCGAGGTGCAGGGACCCCTATATAAATTGCATGAAATTGTGTTTATATTATACTGGGCCTAGTGCCATGTATAAACATAGCTACCATGTTATTGTGCGTTCAATACTAAGCTATTCAAATGATACACAGGTTCATATAttcattaacatttttatttttaacatgtgCAAGGTACAGGGTGGCCAGGCCACAAGTGTCTATTTCtcggtatttaaaaaaaaatctaacccAAAAGAAGTCCAACAAACAACTTTTAggtacggagtttggtccgctaTCTTTGATTTTTGA
- the LOC120834313 gene encoding nectin-1 isoform X15 yields the protein MKRKMRAARISLCDFSFTVYEVMDDSFFTARLLVWTTFILSTHVEAPQVIGGNVNAEQGGTAILPCKLINAKDSLTQIAWRKEPEEENFILIKPITGMKFVNRVDKRFEFFGDVSDYNGSLRFSNITLRDEGTYTCIFTLFPSGNVQTKILLNVLVPPLTSLEDNRPILGEEEVPLVTCKAAGSKPAAEVRWLKGTLAEKVTETTHVTRHDDGTTTTVSSLSGAPSREIHGHLVECIVTNAALSKEERLPFNIQIYFPPTEVNISMKSEDAFECETEANPHAQFTWSRCNHSGLQSAVRVDGAALRFLSMTSDLNGLYQCEASNPYGKKHSYIYVNVTSEVCRTCWTLFGILIIMILIGVAALCYKMWKFRMDRTREDLRAKATTDQESHPLGAEVEEK from the exons atgaagaggaagatgcGAGCAGCTCGCATCTCGCTGTGTGACTTTTCGTTCACTGTATATGAAGTAATGGATGACTCGTTTTTTACCGCGAGGCTTTTAGTTTGGACTACTTTCATCCTGAGCACACATGTAGAAG CTCCCCAGGTGATTGGAGGAAACGTGAACGCAGAGCAAGGAGGGACGGCCATCTTGCCGTGCAAACTCATCAACGCTAAGGACTCCCTCACCCAGATCGCATGGAGGAaggagcctgaggaggaaaaTTTCATTTTGATTAAACCCATTACTGGAATGAAATTCGTCAACAGAGTGGATAAACGATTTGAATTTTTTGGGGACGTTAGCGACTACAACGGATCGCTACGGTTTTCCAACATCACTTTGAGAGATGAAGGCACCTACACGTGTATCTTCACTTTGTTCCCCTCTGGAAATGTCCAGACGAAGATACTTCTAAACGTGCTTG TGCCTCCGCTCACAAGCCTTGAGGATAATCGTCCTATTTTgggtgaagaagaagttccCCTCGTTACATGCAAGGCAGCTGGTTCCAAACCTGCTGCAGAGGTGCGTTGGCTCAAAGGTACTTTGGCAGAAAAAGTGACAGAAACAACTCACGTCACCCGTCATGACGACGGTACGACAACCACAGTCAGCTCGCTGTCTGGAGCGCCGAGCAGAGAAATCCACGGTCACTTGGTCGAGTGTATCGTCACTAATGCAGCCCTGTCAAAAGAGGAGAGGCTGCCTTTCAACATACAGATCTACT TCCCACCCACTGAAGTGAACATCAGCATGAAATCGGAGGATGCATTTGAATGTGAGACTGAAGCCAACCCACATGCACAATTTACCTGGAGCAG atGCAACCATTCTGGGCTTCAGTCTGCTGTCAGAGTAGACGGTGCAGCGCTACGGTTTCTgagcatgacctctgacctgaatGGCCTCTACCAGTGTGAAGCATCCAACCCatatggaaaaaaacacagctacATCTATGTGAATGTGACTTCTG AAGTCTGCCGTACCTGTTGGACCTTATTTGGGATTTTGATCATCATGATTCTCATTGGAGTCGCTGCTCTGTGTTACAAGATGTGGAAATTTCGAAT gGACAGGACAAGAGAGGACTTGCGTGCAAAGGCGACGACGGACCAAGAATCACATCCACTGGGAGCCGAGGTAgaagaaaaat GA
- the LOC120834313 gene encoding nectin-1 isoform X6, with protein MKRKMRAARISLCDFSFTVYEVMDDSFFTARLLVWTTFILSTHVEAPQVIGGNVNAEQGGTAILPCKLINAKDSLTQIAWRKEPEEENFILIKPITGMKFVNRVDKRFEFFGDVSDYNGSLRFSNITLRDEGTYTCIFTLFPSGNVQTKILLNVLVPPLTSLEDNRPILGEEEVPLVTCKAAGSKPAAEVRWLKGTLAEKVTETTHVTRHDDGTTTTVSSLSGAPSREIHGHLVECIVTNAALSKEERLPFNIQIYFPPTEVNISMKSEDAFECETEANPHAQFTWSRCNHSGLQSAVRVDGAALRFLSMTSDLNGLYQCEASNPYGKKHSYIYVNVTSEVCRTCWTLFGILIIMILIGVAALCYKMWKFRMYRTVVVHILKLNIPAVWSRNIFCSLYIFFCVFIRDRTREDLRAKATTDQESHPLGAEQGSSTFFRPRSPKLMARCMRGTRGSNNLEDSCLTADTT; from the exons atgaagaggaagatgcGAGCAGCTCGCATCTCGCTGTGTGACTTTTCGTTCACTGTATATGAAGTAATGGATGACTCGTTTTTTACCGCGAGGCTTTTAGTTTGGACTACTTTCATCCTGAGCACACATGTAGAAG CTCCCCAGGTGATTGGAGGAAACGTGAACGCAGAGCAAGGAGGGACGGCCATCTTGCCGTGCAAACTCATCAACGCTAAGGACTCCCTCACCCAGATCGCATGGAGGAaggagcctgaggaggaaaaTTTCATTTTGATTAAACCCATTACTGGAATGAAATTCGTCAACAGAGTGGATAAACGATTTGAATTTTTTGGGGACGTTAGCGACTACAACGGATCGCTACGGTTTTCCAACATCACTTTGAGAGATGAAGGCACCTACACGTGTATCTTCACTTTGTTCCCCTCTGGAAATGTCCAGACGAAGATACTTCTAAACGTGCTTG TGCCTCCGCTCACAAGCCTTGAGGATAATCGTCCTATTTTgggtgaagaagaagttccCCTCGTTACATGCAAGGCAGCTGGTTCCAAACCTGCTGCAGAGGTGCGTTGGCTCAAAGGTACTTTGGCAGAAAAAGTGACAGAAACAACTCACGTCACCCGTCATGACGACGGTACGACAACCACAGTCAGCTCGCTGTCTGGAGCGCCGAGCAGAGAAATCCACGGTCACTTGGTCGAGTGTATCGTCACTAATGCAGCCCTGTCAAAAGAGGAGAGGCTGCCTTTCAACATACAGATCTACT TCCCACCCACTGAAGTGAACATCAGCATGAAATCGGAGGATGCATTTGAATGTGAGACTGAAGCCAACCCACATGCACAATTTACCTGGAGCAG atGCAACCATTCTGGGCTTCAGTCTGCTGTCAGAGTAGACGGTGCAGCGCTACGGTTTCTgagcatgacctctgacctgaatGGCCTCTACCAGTGTGAAGCATCCAACCCatatggaaaaaaacacagctacATCTATGTGAATGTGACTTCTG AAGTCTGCCGTACCTGTTGGACCTTATTTGGGATTTTGATCATCATGATTCTCATTGGAGTCGCTGCTCTGTGTTACAAGATGTGGAAATTTCGAATGTACAGAACAGTAGTAGTGCACATACTTAAGTTGAATATACCTGCTGTGTGGAGTAgaaatatattttgtagtttgtacatcttcttttgtgtgtttattaggGACAGGACAAGAGAGGACTTGCGTGCAAAGGCGACGACGGACCAAGAATCACATCCACTGGGAGCCGAG caggggtcttcaacgtttttcaggcccaggtcccccaaactgatggcgagatgtaTGCGAG GAACACGTGGAAGCAACAATCTAGAAGACAGTTGTCTCACTGCTGACACCACGTGA
- the LOC120834313 gene encoding nectin-1 isoform X5 — protein sequence MKRKMRAARISLCDFSFTVYEVMDDSFFTARLLVWTTFILSTHVEAPQVIGGNVNAEQGGTAILPCKLINAKDSLTQIAWRKEPEEENFILIKPITGMKFVNRVDKRFEFFGDVSDYNGSLRFSNITLRDEGTYTCIFTLFPSGNVQTKILLNVLVPPLTSLEDNRPILGEEEVPLVTCKAAGSKPAAEVRWLKGTLAEKVTETTHVTRHDDGTTTTVSSLSGAPSREIHGHLVECIVTNAALSKEERLPFNIQIYFPPTEVNISMKSEDAFECETEANPHAQFTWSRCNHSGLQSAVRVDGAALRFLSMTSDLNGLYQCEASNPYGKKHSYIYVNVTSEVCRTCWTLFGILIIMILIGVAALCYKMWKFRMYRTVVVHILKLNIPAVWSRNIFCSLYIFFCVFIRDRTREDLRAKATTDQESHPLGAEQGSSTFFRPRSPKLMARCMRGTRGSNNLEDSCLTAKDPLLTPLV from the exons atgaagaggaagatgcGAGCAGCTCGCATCTCGCTGTGTGACTTTTCGTTCACTGTATATGAAGTAATGGATGACTCGTTTTTTACCGCGAGGCTTTTAGTTTGGACTACTTTCATCCTGAGCACACATGTAGAAG CTCCCCAGGTGATTGGAGGAAACGTGAACGCAGAGCAAGGAGGGACGGCCATCTTGCCGTGCAAACTCATCAACGCTAAGGACTCCCTCACCCAGATCGCATGGAGGAaggagcctgaggaggaaaaTTTCATTTTGATTAAACCCATTACTGGAATGAAATTCGTCAACAGAGTGGATAAACGATTTGAATTTTTTGGGGACGTTAGCGACTACAACGGATCGCTACGGTTTTCCAACATCACTTTGAGAGATGAAGGCACCTACACGTGTATCTTCACTTTGTTCCCCTCTGGAAATGTCCAGACGAAGATACTTCTAAACGTGCTTG TGCCTCCGCTCACAAGCCTTGAGGATAATCGTCCTATTTTgggtgaagaagaagttccCCTCGTTACATGCAAGGCAGCTGGTTCCAAACCTGCTGCAGAGGTGCGTTGGCTCAAAGGTACTTTGGCAGAAAAAGTGACAGAAACAACTCACGTCACCCGTCATGACGACGGTACGACAACCACAGTCAGCTCGCTGTCTGGAGCGCCGAGCAGAGAAATCCACGGTCACTTGGTCGAGTGTATCGTCACTAATGCAGCCCTGTCAAAAGAGGAGAGGCTGCCTTTCAACATACAGATCTACT TCCCACCCACTGAAGTGAACATCAGCATGAAATCGGAGGATGCATTTGAATGTGAGACTGAAGCCAACCCACATGCACAATTTACCTGGAGCAG atGCAACCATTCTGGGCTTCAGTCTGCTGTCAGAGTAGACGGTGCAGCGCTACGGTTTCTgagcatgacctctgacctgaatGGCCTCTACCAGTGTGAAGCATCCAACCCatatggaaaaaaacacagctacATCTATGTGAATGTGACTTCTG AAGTCTGCCGTACCTGTTGGACCTTATTTGGGATTTTGATCATCATGATTCTCATTGGAGTCGCTGCTCTGTGTTACAAGATGTGGAAATTTCGAATGTACAGAACAGTAGTAGTGCACATACTTAAGTTGAATATACCTGCTGTGTGGAGTAgaaatatattttgtagtttgtacatcttcttttgtgtgtttattaggGACAGGACAAGAGAGGACTTGCGTGCAAAGGCGACGACGGACCAAGAATCACATCCACTGGGAGCCGAG caggggtcttcaacgtttttcaggcccaggtcccccaaactgatggcgagatgtaTGCGAG GAACACGTGGAAGCAACAATCTAGAAGACAGT